One genomic segment of Paenibacillus xylanexedens includes these proteins:
- a CDS encoding carbohydrate ABC transporter permease, whose product MQQDKTWGNRIFDILNHGLLLLIGIVTVIPFIYILAVSFTSPHEVAKGGFILFPKEFSLAAYRYIFSTDTLIRSLGVSVYITVIGTFINLLFTSLMAYPLSRRYLRGRQPILLGVLFTMLFSGGMIPTYFVVKSLHLTDTLWSLMLPTAISAFNLIVLKNFFQAIPDELEDAAKIDGCNDVSVLFRIVLPLSMPAMATFSLFYAVAHWNSFFSAVIYINDSEKWPVQVWLREIVILAQSRIGDTSIEETEIQPLTIRMAVIVFSTIPIMLVYPFLQKHFAKGVMLGSVKG is encoded by the coding sequence ATGCAACAGGATAAAACGTGGGGCAACCGGATCTTTGATATTCTCAATCACGGCTTGCTGCTATTGATTGGAATTGTGACGGTTATCCCGTTCATTTATATTTTGGCCGTCTCGTTTACCAGTCCGCATGAAGTGGCTAAGGGAGGATTCATTCTTTTTCCAAAAGAGTTCTCTTTGGCTGCATACCGTTACATTTTCTCTACAGATACCTTGATTCGCAGTCTGGGCGTATCGGTCTATATTACGGTGATCGGTACTTTCATTAATCTGCTGTTTACATCACTTATGGCGTATCCGCTCTCCAGAAGATATTTGCGTGGACGCCAGCCCATTTTGCTGGGTGTATTGTTCACAATGCTCTTCAGTGGCGGGATGATTCCAACATACTTTGTCGTCAAATCTTTGCATCTGACGGATACGTTATGGTCGCTGATGCTGCCTACCGCTATTAGTGCATTTAACTTGATTGTACTGAAAAACTTCTTCCAGGCTATTCCCGACGAACTGGAGGATGCAGCCAAAATTGATGGATGTAACGATGTCAGCGTATTGTTCCGGATTGTACTGCCGTTGTCCATGCCAGCCATGGCGACATTTTCACTCTTTTACGCGGTGGCCCACTGGAACAGTTTCTTCAGCGCTGTTATCTATATCAACGATAGTGAGAAGTGGCCTGTCCAAGTCTGGCTACGTGAGATTGTCATTCTGGCACAGAGCCGAATCGGAGACACGAGTATCGAAGAGACAGAGATCCAGCCGCTTACCATTCGCATGGCGGTTATCGTATTCTCCACAATCCCGATTATGCTGGTATATCCATTCCTGCAAAAGCACTTTGCAAAAGGAGTGATGCTGGGTTCGGTGAAAGGTTGA
- a CDS encoding ABC transporter permease, translated as MKAETAARTRPATRSDKNLLWRDIIKNRWLYIMLIPGVLYFVIFKYIPMYGITMAFQDYTPYKGILGSDWVGFKHFQRFFGEPQFWTLFRNTFLLAIYNIVFFFPLPIVLALMMNEVRRERFKRFVQTLVYVPHFVSWVVVVGVFYMLFTTEGGAINELLYNLTGQKVAFLLEPGWFRTMIVGQSIWKEVGWGTIIFLAALSGVDTQLYEAARIDGANRWRQTWHITLPAIRSTIVILLILRLGNFLDTGFEQIFLMLTPTNRDVGEVFDTYVYTKGLTQAQYSYSAAVGLFKSVVGLALVLGANTLAKKFGEEGVY; from the coding sequence ATGAAAGCCGAAACGGCGGCTCGAACACGGCCCGCTACCCGCAGTGACAAAAACCTGCTGTGGAGGGACATTATCAAAAACCGGTGGCTGTATATCATGTTAATACCGGGTGTGCTTTACTTTGTTATTTTCAAATACATACCCATGTATGGCATCACAATGGCTTTTCAGGATTACACGCCTTACAAGGGCATCTTGGGAAGTGACTGGGTAGGCTTCAAACATTTCCAGCGTTTCTTCGGAGAACCGCAGTTCTGGACATTATTTCGGAATACGTTTTTGCTAGCCATTTATAACATTGTGTTCTTTTTCCCACTGCCGATTGTACTGGCACTCATGATGAATGAAGTTCGCCGTGAACGCTTCAAACGATTTGTACAAACGCTCGTCTATGTTCCACACTTTGTTTCCTGGGTTGTTGTTGTCGGTGTATTCTACATGCTGTTCACAACCGAGGGTGGTGCCATTAATGAACTGCTCTATAACCTGACTGGACAAAAAGTGGCGTTCCTGCTTGAACCCGGATGGTTCCGTACGATGATTGTTGGACAATCCATCTGGAAAGAAGTTGGTTGGGGCACAATTATCTTCCTTGCAGCACTTTCCGGTGTTGATACACAGCTCTATGAAGCAGCACGGATTGATGGTGCCAATCGTTGGCGCCAAACCTGGCATATTACGCTGCCGGCCATTCGTAGTACGATCGTCATTTTGCTCATTCTGCGTCTGGGCAACTTCCTGGATACAGGCTTTGAACAGATCTTCCTGATGCTGACTCCGACAAACCGGGATGTAGGCGAGGTATTTGATACCTACGTGTACACGAAGGGTCTTACCCAGGCACAGTACAGTTATAGTGCTGCTGTCGGGTTGTTCAAATCGGTTGTCGGACTGGCGCTTGTCCTTGGTGCCAATACGCTGGCCAAAAAATTCGGGGAGGAAGGCGTCTACTAA
- a CDS encoding cysteine-rich CWC family protein, with the protein MSAEQDDQEHIHIDVLVCPLCGEANRCSYAAGHPHSECWCNRATFPEGVFDRIPAEQRRKSCICQRCLDDYADKHQPKEEPHS; encoded by the coding sequence ATGTCTGCAGAACAAGACGATCAAGAGCACATCCATATCGATGTTCTTGTCTGCCCATTATGCGGGGAAGCTAATCGCTGTTCCTATGCCGCAGGACATCCTCATTCGGAATGTTGGTGTAACCGGGCTACATTCCCCGAAGGTGTATTTGACCGTATTCCGGCAGAGCAGCGCCGAAAATCGTGCATATGTCAACGCTGTTTGGATGATTATGCCGATAAACACCAACCAAAAGAAGAGCCACACAGTTAA
- a CDS encoding endonuclease MutS2: MNENTLNSLGYPQIQKNVADCALSYLGKRYARELKPMVDAHLIEIRLEETAEAAALIRFGASIPLPSLDGMETIMDLLGTGYLFSERDFSHLAQFLRSCAQLMKYMEGKSGAAPTVSRYAASMILIEPLLSEIERCIHSGRIQDQASKELIRIRKKITVNAERMKRKLDSLVCKHRSIMQEYVISQRGGRTVLPIKKEFRKQVKGSVLDESGSGQTVYIEPVELVSLQMELAALQAEESREEMRILGDLTSLAESYNREIALNTETVGVLDFLFAKAKYAATMDGRTVRVNTQGHISLQRARHPFMGSSMVPLDFAIGRTYSSLIITGPNTGGKTVALKTLGLLTLMMQSGLLIPVEEGGEMAVYNEVAVDIGDGQSMEQALSTFSAHIRNMIGILEQANTSTLVLIDEMASGTDPGEGVGLSIAMLEELHSRRATVVATTHFGEIKHFAAATPGFENARMEFDTVSLKPLYRLRIGEAGESYAYSIALKLGMPQRIIERSKSLSDQSISRDRTLGFTSPPSETKALTPARSGTESVSPAELSRKNQSKQSKDPIRLNKKTTTRESDSPAPAKTFRKGDRVYAAYLNQSGIVCDVEDSRGNIGVMLRGRKVKIHKKRLTLHISADELYPGDDYDLDIVLETKENRKKRKLMGRKHVEGLQIELPPEE; the protein is encoded by the coding sequence ATGAATGAGAACACATTAAACAGTTTGGGCTATCCACAAATTCAAAAAAATGTTGCAGACTGCGCCCTGTCTTATCTGGGCAAACGTTATGCGAGAGAACTAAAACCGATGGTAGATGCTCACCTGATCGAGATTCGCCTGGAAGAAACAGCAGAAGCTGCTGCATTGATTCGCTTCGGGGCCAGTATCCCCCTCCCTTCACTCGACGGAATGGAAACCATTATGGATCTGCTTGGCACCGGTTATCTATTCAGTGAACGCGACTTCAGTCATCTCGCTCAGTTCCTGCGGAGCTGTGCACAACTTATGAAATACATGGAGGGCAAATCCGGGGCCGCTCCCACCGTCAGTCGTTATGCAGCATCCATGATTCTAATCGAACCTTTGCTGAGTGAGATCGAGCGTTGCATCCATAGTGGACGCATTCAGGATCAGGCGAGCAAGGAACTGATTCGTATTCGTAAAAAAATAACGGTGAATGCGGAACGCATGAAACGAAAACTTGATTCTCTGGTGTGTAAACATCGCTCCATTATGCAGGAATATGTCATCAGTCAACGCGGAGGAAGAACAGTTCTGCCCATTAAGAAAGAGTTCCGCAAACAGGTGAAAGGCAGTGTGCTGGATGAATCGGGGAGCGGGCAAACCGTGTATATTGAACCCGTTGAATTAGTAAGTCTGCAGATGGAATTGGCTGCTCTACAAGCCGAGGAGTCCCGAGAGGAGATGAGGATTCTCGGTGATTTAACCTCTCTGGCCGAATCGTATAACCGTGAAATCGCCCTCAACACCGAAACGGTAGGTGTATTGGACTTCCTGTTTGCCAAAGCCAAATATGCGGCCACCATGGATGGGCGTACCGTTCGAGTCAATACTCAGGGCCACATTAGCCTTCAACGTGCACGTCATCCGTTCATGGGTTCTTCTATGGTTCCCCTCGATTTTGCCATCGGCAGAACGTACTCGTCGCTCATTATTACGGGCCCGAATACCGGTGGTAAAACGGTCGCACTCAAAACACTTGGTTTGTTAACCCTGATGATGCAATCCGGTTTGCTTATTCCGGTCGAGGAAGGTGGCGAGATGGCTGTTTATAACGAGGTAGCGGTTGATATTGGTGACGGACAGAGTATGGAACAAGCACTCAGTACATTCTCTGCACACATTCGCAATATGATCGGCATACTGGAACAGGCCAATACTTCGACGCTGGTGCTCATTGATGAGATGGCTTCCGGCACAGATCCCGGTGAAGGCGTCGGACTTTCTATCGCCATGCTGGAGGAACTGCACAGCCGCAGAGCAACCGTTGTAGCGACAACACACTTTGGTGAAATCAAACATTTTGCAGCTGCCACGCCAGGATTCGAAAATGCCCGTATGGAATTTGACACCGTTTCTCTCAAGCCGCTGTATCGATTGCGTATCGGAGAAGCTGGTGAAAGTTACGCCTATTCCATCGCATTGAAGCTAGGCATGCCACAGCGAATTATCGAGCGCTCCAAGTCCCTGTCCGATCAAAGTATTTCGAGAGATCGTACATTAGGGTTCACGTCGCCTCCTTCGGAAACTAAGGCCCTGACGCCTGCTCGTTCTGGTACAGAATCAGTCAGCCCAGCAGAGTTATCCAGAAAGAACCAGTCGAAACAGTCAAAGGATCCAATCCGTCTCAACAAAAAGACAACAACCAGAGAGTCGGATTCTCCTGCCCCTGCCAAAACTTTTCGCAAAGGAGATCGGGTGTATGCGGCCTATCTTAATCAGTCGGGCATCGTCTGTGATGTCGAGGATAGCCGTGGAAATATCGGGGTCATGCTGCGAGGACGCAAAGTCAAAATCCATAAGAAACGCCTGACCCTGCATATATCTGCTGATGAGCTTTATCCGGGTGACGATTATGACTTGGACATTGTGCTAGAAACAAAGGAAAATCGAAAGAAGCGTAAATTGATGGGACGCAAACATGTGGAAGGCCTACAGATCGAATTACCGCCTGAAGAATAG
- a CDS encoding mannitol-1-phosphate 5-dehydrogenase has protein sequence MKALHFGAGNIGRGFIGLILSRAGYEVIFSDVNQALVTALQQRGQYTVELANESKDQETVTGVNAIDGTQLETVAQTVVEADLITTAVGVGVLKHIAPGIAKGLEKRLKSGPAQNPLHIIACENAIGASTQLKEHVYALLNEEVRSLADQYVYFPDSAVDRIVPIQHHEDPLHVQVEPFYEWVVDRSQMAPAFKPVEGIVYVDDLEPYIERKLFTVNTGHCVAAYIGNVHGYDTIQKAIADEKVKSIVYGALQETGKVLVKRFAFNPEEHEQYIVKILGRFVNPYLTDEVTRVGRSPLRKLSPNDRLVRPALQAYADGSETTYLAMGMASACKFDVSDDPEAVELQDMIRQKGITAALHHYTSMDEHHPVLEQAVAQYNQM, from the coding sequence ATGAAGGCTCTACACTTTGGCGCAGGTAACATTGGACGCGGGTTTATCGGATTGATTCTCTCCCGTGCAGGGTATGAGGTGATTTTCTCTGACGTGAATCAGGCCTTGGTAACAGCTCTCCAGCAACGGGGGCAGTATACGGTGGAACTGGCCAACGAGAGCAAGGATCAGGAGACCGTCACAGGTGTAAATGCAATCGATGGAACCCAGCTGGAGACGGTTGCCCAAACCGTTGTGGAAGCTGATCTGATTACAACCGCGGTGGGTGTAGGCGTACTGAAACATATTGCACCAGGCATTGCGAAAGGACTTGAGAAAAGACTGAAATCCGGTCCTGCTCAAAACCCTCTTCACATTATCGCTTGCGAGAACGCCATTGGAGCCAGTACGCAATTGAAAGAGCATGTATATGCTCTGCTCAATGAAGAGGTACGTTCCCTTGCGGATCAGTACGTTTATTTTCCAGATTCAGCCGTAGACCGGATTGTACCTATTCAGCATCATGAAGATCCGTTGCATGTACAGGTGGAGCCTTTTTACGAGTGGGTGGTGGATCGTTCCCAGATGGCTCCTGCATTCAAACCGGTTGAGGGCATCGTATATGTCGATGATCTGGAGCCGTATATCGAACGTAAACTGTTCACTGTTAATACAGGACACTGCGTTGCTGCGTACATCGGTAATGTGCACGGTTATGACACGATTCAGAAGGCTATTGCCGACGAGAAGGTGAAATCGATTGTATACGGTGCTTTGCAGGAAACTGGAAAAGTTCTAGTGAAGCGTTTTGCATTCAACCCGGAAGAACATGAGCAGTATATTGTCAAAATATTGGGACGCTTTGTCAACCCGTATCTTACCGATGAGGTTACTCGTGTTGGTCGTTCCCCGCTGCGCAAGTTGTCTCCGAATGATCGTCTGGTTCGCCCGGCCCTTCAGGCATATGCGGATGGAAGCGAAACGACCTATCTGGCTATGGGCATGGCATCAGCCTGCAAGTTCGATGTCTCCGATGATCCCGAAGCAGTTGAACTACAGGACATGATCCGCCAGAAGGGGATAACAGCTGCGCTCCACCATTATACGTCTATGGATGAGCATCATCCGGTGCTTGAACAGGCTGTTGCCCAGTATAACCAAATGTAA
- a CDS encoding PTS sugar transporter subunit IIA — protein MSMLTTDKVIMNATAQDKYEAIRMAGQILKDAGHITADYIEKMIEREEIVSTYVGNGLAIPHGTKESKAFILSTGISVIQYPQGVDFGEEKAYMVIGIAAQGGEHMEILTSIAVICAEDENMEALRLAKTAEEVIAILESEMEL, from the coding sequence ATGAGTATGTTAACAACAGATAAAGTCATCATGAATGCGACGGCTCAGGACAAATACGAAGCGATTCGCATGGCAGGACAGATTCTGAAGGATGCGGGACATATTACCGCTGATTACATTGAAAAGATGATTGAACGAGAAGAGATTGTCTCGACCTATGTAGGGAACGGCCTGGCTATTCCGCACGGTACAAAGGAATCCAAAGCTTTCATTTTATCCACAGGTATCTCTGTCATTCAGTATCCACAGGGTGTTGATTTTGGCGAAGAAAAGGCTTATATGGTCATTGGTATCGCGGCTCAAGGCGGGGAGCATATGGAGATCTTGACCAGCATCGCGGTAATCTGTGCTGAGGATGAGAATATGGAGGCTCTGCGTCTGGCGAAAACAGCCGAAGAAGTAATCGCTATTCTGGAAAGTGAAATGGAGCTATGA
- a CDS encoding AraC family transcriptional regulator, with amino-acid sequence MPKYLLRLLCFTLILGALPVIVIGSVSYTIASRDIEQKVRESNLQILHQTQMRVEQVLRSLQLSSIQYVNSPLVLQAMKKPLDSSEFQEIRDLTSGFNNLQAVTNIDQAYLVNLDEDWVVSMRSFGKLDDFSIRDRIGSYLSYTNSLFWVTQNASSAKESVPVSAGMGELTPEQAPTLISSDNVVSMVFKIPMIPTNVKPKGFLVIDIADTELSTYLSRNTNSGDMYVLDREQKYFLNDMQQGGKYDGLNKEIQEMVQTTAQSEGFFSAEVEGNQVAVSYRQSPLNGWLYVSVVSLGQITAQSQKIALVTGIATLVMLCVTGLFAIYGSRRMYSPISRLLQFTKGLDSPVAPSGRRQDEFIYIEEQLSTLFSSEKTMREQMKGQHVHLQEFFMTKLLTGKISEEDFRYQGELYDFPTGWATLGVLMLQIDTLEGTRYEEQDRDLLLFAVNNMVGELLPSAVRFTPVMLDDAQVTVLASELTDEVKLKEWMHTQADWIRERVVTYLNLPVSIGISRSYACIGDTPRAVQESREALQGRVSLGSRIILHYEDIQPRGQMEAALYTQLRMIEDQLASALKQGDEEKTDAYFKQYLGLLADKKLHFSEYPVIMVQLLSRVYQLVQEQGGDVAEVLGEKASMSHLLKLSTLDEMTNWFRKRLFLPVIRFWREQEESQYMNIARRMIRLIEERYDRELSLEACAAELNFHPVYLSRVFKKEAGVNFTEYLAEYRMEKAKTWLQTTNLKISEIAEKLNYTNPTAFIRTFRKITGTTPGKYREQQR; translated from the coding sequence TTGCCGAAGTATTTACTGCGTTTGCTCTGTTTCACCCTGATCCTCGGAGCCCTTCCGGTCATTGTTATTGGTTCGGTCTCGTATACGATTGCATCACGTGACATTGAACAGAAAGTGCGTGAGAGCAATCTTCAGATATTACATCAGACTCAAATGAGGGTAGAACAAGTTCTGCGCAGCCTGCAATTATCCTCCATCCAGTATGTTAATTCGCCCTTGGTACTACAAGCAATGAAGAAACCACTAGACAGCAGCGAGTTTCAGGAGATTCGTGATCTGACCTCCGGTTTTAACAACTTACAAGCGGTTACGAACATTGACCAAGCCTATCTGGTTAATCTGGATGAAGATTGGGTCGTTTCGATGCGTTCTTTTGGCAAATTGGATGATTTTAGCATTCGAGACCGAATTGGATCCTACCTAAGTTATACCAACAGCCTGTTCTGGGTCACTCAGAATGCCAGTTCAGCGAAAGAAAGTGTACCTGTGTCAGCAGGTATGGGTGAACTAACACCCGAACAGGCACCTACCCTTATATCATCGGATAATGTGGTCAGTATGGTATTCAAAATCCCGATGATACCAACCAATGTGAAACCAAAGGGATTTCTTGTGATTGATATCGCCGATACGGAACTGAGTACCTACTTGAGCCGAAATACGAATTCTGGAGATATGTACGTTCTGGATCGGGAGCAGAAGTATTTTCTGAACGATATGCAGCAAGGGGGGAAATATGACGGGCTGAATAAGGAAATTCAGGAAATGGTGCAAACGACGGCCCAGTCAGAGGGTTTCTTCAGTGCGGAGGTGGAAGGTAATCAAGTGGCGGTTAGTTATAGGCAATCTCCGCTCAATGGCTGGTTATATGTGTCCGTTGTATCTCTTGGACAGATTACGGCCCAGTCACAGAAAATTGCACTGGTTACCGGTATCGCTACACTGGTCATGTTATGTGTAACGGGATTGTTCGCCATATACGGCAGTCGGCGGATGTACTCACCGATCTCCAGACTGCTGCAATTTACGAAGGGGTTGGATTCCCCAGTTGCTCCGTCAGGACGCCGTCAGGATGAATTTATCTATATTGAGGAGCAATTGTCAACCTTGTTCAGCTCGGAGAAAACGATGCGTGAGCAGATGAAGGGGCAGCATGTGCACCTCCAGGAGTTTTTTATGACCAAACTGCTCACAGGTAAAATCTCGGAAGAAGATTTCAGATATCAGGGCGAATTGTACGATTTCCCAACAGGGTGGGCGACTCTTGGCGTACTCATGCTCCAGATCGATACCTTGGAAGGGACCCGATATGAGGAACAGGATCGCGATCTGCTGCTGTTTGCTGTCAACAATATGGTAGGTGAGCTCCTTCCTTCAGCAGTTCGGTTCACCCCGGTCATGCTGGATGATGCTCAGGTCACCGTTCTTGCCTCCGAACTCACGGATGAGGTGAAGCTGAAGGAATGGATGCATACCCAGGCAGACTGGATTCGCGAACGTGTCGTGACCTATCTGAATCTGCCCGTAAGTATTGGCATCAGTCGTTCCTACGCTTGTATCGGAGATACGCCAAGAGCGGTTCAAGAGAGCCGAGAGGCTCTGCAGGGCCGGGTAAGTCTGGGTAGCCGTATTATTTTGCATTACGAGGATATTCAGCCACGTGGACAGATGGAGGCCGCGTTGTATACCCAGTTACGTATGATCGAGGATCAACTGGCCTCTGCGCTTAAGCAAGGAGATGAAGAGAAGACGGACGCCTATTTTAAGCAATATTTGGGGCTGCTTGCCGACAAAAAACTCCATTTCAGTGAATACCCCGTCATTATGGTTCAGTTATTGTCTCGTGTATATCAGCTTGTACAGGAGCAGGGCGGGGATGTAGCCGAAGTACTGGGTGAAAAAGCATCCATGTCACATTTGCTGAAGTTGTCCACATTGGACGAAATGACCAATTGGTTCCGCAAGCGGCTGTTCCTGCCCGTCATCCGTTTCTGGCGAGAACAGGAAGAATCCCAATACATGAATATTGCGAGACGCATGATTCGTTTGATCGAGGAACGTTATGATCGTGAATTGTCGCTGGAAGCCTGTGCCGCTGAGCTTAATTTTCACCCTGTCTACTTAAGTCGGGTATTCAAGAAGGAAGCGGGAGTTAATTTTACGGAATATCTGGCAGAGTATCGTATGGAAAAAGCAAAGACCTGGCTGCAAACAACAAATCTTAAAATATCGGAGATTGCCGAGAAATTAAACTATACCAACCCAACCGCATTTATCCGTACGTTTCGCAAAATCACAGGAACCACCCCCGGCAAGTACCGGGAGCAGCAGCGATAA